A stretch of the Caldalkalibacillus salinus genome encodes the following:
- the hutP gene encoding hut operon transcriptional regulator HutP, which produces MNQQTDHRIGRNAVILALHAQDEGTSPFADEVVKQGFTYCIGKSGAMDTHKIVAAIETAAKRNGLISTDTYRDTHALYHAIIEALHGVTRGQVQLGSVLRTVGLTFAIVRGQPYPDKEDEGEWIAVALYGTIGAPVKGLEHEAVGLGVNHI; this is translated from the coding sequence ATGAATCAGCAAACGGACCATCGGATTGGTAGAAATGCCGTTATACTTGCTCTCCATGCGCAAGATGAAGGTACCTCCCCTTTTGCAGATGAAGTGGTCAAGCAGGGCTTTACCTACTGTATCGGCAAATCAGGAGCCATGGACACCCACAAAATTGTGGCGGCAATAGAAACGGCAGCTAAAAGAAACGGTTTAATCAGTACAGACACGTATCGAGACACACACGCGCTGTATCATGCCATCATTGAAGCGTTACATGGTGTGACAAGAGGGCAAGTCCAGCTAGGTTCTGTCCTACGAACAGTTGGTCTTACGTTCGCCATTGTCAGAGGCCAACCATACCCCGATAAGGAGGATGAAGGGGAGTGGATTGCGGTCGCCCTGTATGGCACGATCGGAGCACCAGTGAAAGGCTTAGAGCACGAAGCTGTGGGATTAGGCGTTAACCATATTTAA
- a CDS encoding NlpC/P60 family protein, with translation MQLRHGQKVMIMLLLSVLVSACGTGDQGMEQQNQDESFIDLHVNPFSADQSENGALQKGQETMTLMLNGETLDDITTYRKGGLTYVPLVPVLELLNYKVVDEGQDIKAGFTDVLLAFDLQTNRTLVEGEEVRLSSPLTMVDEEVLIPVISLNQILGENVEAKKQDRRITINTERETESYGFKRHESLDDLPQDDNGDTEDIPAVAPQVADSIIETAKQYLGTPYVFGSPSGYEETFDCSSFTQYVYKQHGIDLPRVSRHQAKRGEYVPVKDLKRGDLLFFYWPGRFESNRIVGHVGIYAGHGYMIHASPVPEDGVQIENLNKRDSLYREVYLGAKRISTDTQ, from the coding sequence GTGCAACTGAGACATGGTCAAAAGGTCATGATCATGCTGCTGTTAAGTGTCCTAGTATCCGCTTGTGGAACGGGAGATCAAGGGATGGAACAACAAAATCAAGATGAATCCTTCATTGATTTACATGTCAATCCTTTCAGCGCGGATCAATCTGAGAATGGTGCTTTGCAAAAGGGCCAAGAAACCATGACGCTTATGTTAAACGGTGAAACACTGGACGACATCACAACGTACCGTAAAGGTGGGTTAACCTATGTGCCACTCGTGCCAGTGTTAGAGCTATTAAATTATAAGGTTGTGGATGAAGGTCAAGACATTAAAGCTGGTTTCACAGATGTGTTGCTAGCGTTCGATTTACAAACCAACCGAACTTTAGTGGAGGGGGAAGAGGTCAGATTGTCTTCGCCTTTAACGATGGTGGACGAGGAAGTCCTCATTCCCGTTATCTCCTTGAACCAAATCTTAGGGGAGAACGTAGAGGCAAAAAAGCAAGACCGACGTATCACAATCAATACTGAACGCGAAACGGAGTCTTACGGTTTTAAACGCCATGAGAGTTTGGACGACCTGCCACAAGATGATAACGGTGACACGGAGGATATCCCGGCTGTTGCCCCACAAGTTGCGGATAGTATCATTGAGACAGCGAAGCAGTACTTAGGCACCCCTTATGTCTTTGGATCACCCTCAGGTTATGAGGAGACATTTGATTGTTCTTCTTTTACACAGTACGTGTATAAGCAACATGGCATTGATTTGCCACGTGTGTCTCGTCATCAAGCCAAACGAGGAGAGTATGTCCCAGTCAAAGATCTCAAGCGTGGAGATTTACTGTTCTTCTATTGGCCAGGACGTTTTGAAAGCAACCGTATTGTCGGTCATGTCGGTATTTACGCCGGTCACGGTTACATGATTCATGCCTCTCCTGTGCCCGAGGATGGTGTACAGATTGAAAACCTTAATAAACGTGACTCGCTATACCGAGAAGTTTACTTAGGGGCGAAAAGAATAAGCACAGATACACAGTAA
- a CDS encoding HAD family hydrolase, with amino-acid sequence MSIKGVIFDFDGLILDTETAWYHAFDHVFAKYNQTLPLEKYLQVVGTTFDAFHPDDYLQELIGERLDKAILFQQRKEKYEQIMLEQDLRPGVREYLSEAKRMGLKIGLASSSEREWVEHYLRAHHIYDYFETINTSDDVEHVKPDPALYLRALDKLGIKGEEAIAFEDSGHGAHAAVSAGIHCVWVPNTITTHRPPEKEVSLTLHSMADKSFSDVIQAVQSTS; translated from the coding sequence ATGAGTATTAAAGGCGTTATTTTTGATTTTGATGGGTTGATTTTAGATACCGAAACAGCGTGGTATCACGCTTTTGATCATGTATTTGCCAAGTATAATCAAACGCTCCCTTTAGAGAAATACTTACAAGTGGTTGGGACGACATTTGATGCTTTCCATCCTGATGATTATCTACAGGAACTGATAGGGGAACGCTTGGATAAAGCTATCTTATTCCAACAAAGAAAAGAGAAATACGAGCAAATCATGTTGGAGCAGGATTTACGTCCGGGTGTCAGGGAATATCTCTCCGAGGCGAAACGAATGGGACTTAAGATCGGCTTAGCTTCTAGTTCTGAGCGTGAGTGGGTTGAGCATTACCTGAGAGCTCACCACATCTACGATTATTTTGAGACCATCAACACGAGTGATGACGTAGAGCACGTCAAGCCTGACCCAGCATTATATTTGCGTGCGCTAGATAAGCTCGGGATCAAAGGTGAAGAAGCGATTGCCTTTGAAGACTCGGGGCACGGGGCACACGCAGCAGTAAGTGCAGGTATACACTGTGTATGGGTGCCGAATACGATCACCACGCACAGACCACCAGAGAAAGAAGTCAGCCTGACCCTTCATTCTATGGCGGATAAATCATTTTCTGATGTGATACAAGCTGTACAAAGCACTAGTTAG
- the hutH gene encoding histidine ammonia-lyase produces MVEERNERVTLDGYSLTLDEIHRVVMKGEKVAVKDEAWFRVRESHQTVQDIVEQNQVVYGITTGFGKLSDVYIHKHEVEALQTNLIRSHACGVGAPFDEKVSRTILLLRANALVKGYSGVRPEVISFLVQLLNEHIHPVIPQQGSLGASGDLAPLSHMALVVMGEGEVYKEGHIVSSQDIFQQKQITPLRLQAKEGLALINGTQVMTAVGVLNLLNAETVALQADLIASMTIEGLRGVIDAFDDRIHLARGYQEQRTVAKRLRHCLQHSQLVTRQGELRVQDAYSLRCIPQVHGATWQTLQYVRDKLEVEINAATDNPLVFAEADDVLSGGNFHGQPMALAMDFLAIAMAEMANISERRIERLVNPQLNDLPAFLSPEPGLQSGAMILQYCAASLVSENKTLAHPASVDSIPSSANQEDHVSMGTIGARHATQVIDNVRRVLAIELFCALQAVEYRGPERLAPVTSAFYTLGREQVKSLNQDRATAQDIEHLAAWLQDTFNPSEAPYELTLDPSQNKSVMN; encoded by the coding sequence ATGGTAGAGGAGAGAAACGAAAGAGTCACCTTAGACGGGTACTCATTAACGTTAGACGAAATCCACCGTGTCGTGATGAAAGGTGAAAAGGTGGCTGTTAAAGACGAAGCATGGTTTCGCGTGCGGGAAAGCCATCAAACGGTACAGGATATCGTTGAGCAGAATCAAGTCGTTTATGGCATTACGACAGGATTTGGGAAATTAAGTGACGTCTATATTCATAAGCATGAGGTAGAGGCGTTACAAACAAACCTGATACGGAGTCATGCTTGTGGTGTCGGTGCACCGTTTGATGAAAAAGTGAGTCGTACCATTTTGCTCCTGAGGGCCAATGCCTTAGTCAAAGGTTACTCTGGTGTGCGTCCGGAAGTCATCTCATTTTTAGTTCAACTACTCAATGAGCACATCCATCCCGTGATTCCTCAACAAGGATCACTAGGAGCAAGTGGTGATCTGGCACCGCTATCTCACATGGCGCTCGTCGTCATGGGGGAGGGAGAGGTATACAAAGAAGGGCACATCGTGTCGAGCCAAGATATTTTTCAGCAAAAGCAAATCACGCCCCTTCGTTTACAAGCTAAGGAAGGCTTGGCACTCATAAACGGGACACAGGTCATGACGGCCGTTGGCGTTTTAAATCTGCTTAACGCAGAGACGGTGGCCTTGCAAGCGGACTTGATCGCTTCAATGACCATAGAAGGACTAAGAGGTGTCATCGATGCGTTTGATGATCGCATTCACCTCGCACGTGGTTATCAGGAACAACGTACGGTAGCGAAGCGCCTTAGACACTGTTTGCAACATAGTCAATTAGTCACTAGACAGGGAGAGTTGCGTGTTCAAGACGCTTATTCATTAAGATGTATTCCTCAAGTACACGGAGCCACATGGCAAACCTTACAATATGTGCGAGATAAGCTCGAGGTAGAGATCAATGCAGCCACCGATAATCCATTGGTGTTTGCCGAAGCGGATGATGTCCTGTCGGGTGGCAATTTTCACGGACAACCGATGGCCTTAGCCATGGATTTCTTAGCCATTGCGATGGCTGAAATGGCCAATATTTCAGAGCGAAGAATTGAACGTTTGGTTAATCCCCAACTTAATGACTTGCCAGCTTTTCTTAGTCCAGAACCTGGCTTACAGTCAGGGGCCATGATTCTGCAATACTGTGCCGCTTCCCTCGTTTCAGAGAATAAAACACTGGCCCATCCAGCAAGTGTTGATTCTATCCCGTCGTCCGCCAATCAGGAGGATCATGTAAGTATGGGAACGATCGGCGCAAGACATGCGACCCAAGTCATTGATAATGTCCGTCGTGTGTTGGCGATTGAGCTATTTTGTGCTCTGCAAGCGGTGGAGTATCGAGGTCCAGAGCGTCTTGCTCCCGTCACGAGTGCCTTTTATACGTTAGGGAGAGAGCAGGTTAAGTCCCTGAATCAGGACCGTGCCACAGCTCAAGATATTGAACATCTCGCTGCATGGTTACAGGACACATTTAATCCTAGTGAAGCACCTTACGAATTAACCTTGGATCCATCACAAAACAAATCTGTTATGAATTAA
- a CDS encoding D-alanyl-D-alanine carboxypeptidase family protein produces MREHVVPQDGRRPKSGTILRFTVLILCIFFTPSSLTAMAKAEEPRLQSETAILIDGTTGDILYEKNAHQQMYPASITKIVTGIVAIEQGDTEEIVTVSENARNVIGTRVYLEEGEQVPLLKLIQGLLMASGNDAGTAIAEHFDHTEEAFSQRMNAFVRETVGVKDTHFTNPHGLFDDNHYTTAYDMAMMTQYAMENEVFREVVGTNSMEWVGEAWETTIYNHNRLIRQYDGATGVKNGYVRRSGHTLVGAAKREDTELIAVTLGAPSADAVYKDMTQLLDYGFKHYKTLHMEQGKVYRVEDRVYRVPHDTAITVDRVANYRMEVNANGLLSVKTVEGETLAHVLLQDEQSYVQNNFYSAMMGHRSPLTFSQDEVAEAVVASVSMTNSNDSDGPSSRSNRGMYTVIGGLIIVSGLVFLYLRRRRQRKRRLFY; encoded by the coding sequence ATGAGAGAACATGTAGTCCCTCAAGATGGCAGACGACCTAAGTCAGGCACCATCCTTCGGTTTACTGTACTTATCTTATGTATTTTCTTCACGCCGTCTTCTCTAACGGCAATGGCAAAAGCCGAGGAACCTCGTCTCCAGAGTGAGACGGCCATTTTAATCGATGGTACCACGGGTGATATTTTGTATGAAAAAAACGCGCATCAACAGATGTATCCAGCTAGCATTACAAAGATTGTCACTGGCATTGTCGCCATAGAACAAGGGGATACAGAAGAAATAGTCACAGTGAGCGAGAATGCTCGCAACGTGATTGGCACGAGGGTTTATCTGGAGGAAGGGGAGCAAGTGCCTTTGTTAAAACTCATTCAGGGTTTGCTCATGGCTTCAGGTAATGACGCTGGGACTGCGATTGCAGAACACTTTGACCACACGGAAGAGGCTTTTTCTCAACGTATGAATGCATTTGTACGAGAAACGGTAGGGGTGAAGGACACACATTTTACAAATCCCCACGGTTTATTTGATGATAACCATTATACGACCGCATATGACATGGCCATGATGACACAGTACGCCATGGAAAATGAAGTGTTTCGGGAGGTTGTCGGTACCAACAGCATGGAGTGGGTTGGAGAGGCTTGGGAAACGACCATCTACAATCATAATAGACTGATCCGTCAATATGACGGTGCCACCGGGGTCAAAAATGGCTATGTTAGGCGTTCAGGTCACACCCTTGTCGGAGCAGCGAAGCGTGAGGACACTGAACTGATTGCCGTGACGTTAGGGGCTCCCTCTGCTGACGCCGTTTATAAGGACATGACTCAGCTTCTAGATTATGGGTTTAAACATTATAAGACGTTGCATATGGAACAAGGAAAAGTCTATCGCGTCGAAGATCGTGTGTACCGTGTGCCACACGATACAGCTATAACAGTAGACAGAGTGGCAAACTATCGGATGGAGGTGAACGCCAATGGGCTTCTGTCCGTAAAAACAGTAGAAGGAGAGACGTTAGCCCATGTTTTACTTCAGGACGAACAGTCCTATGTGCAAAATAACTTTTATTCGGCAATGATGGGACATCGCTCTCCGCTTACATTTTCACAGGATGAGGTAGCCGAAGCTGTCGTTGCCAGTGTCTCAATGACGAACTCAAACGATTCGGATGGCCCTTCCTCAAGGTCAAATAGGGGGATGTACACCGTAATAGGTGGATTGATCATCGTCAGTGGACTCGTTTTCTTATACTTAAGAAGACGTCGCCAAAGGAAAAGACGATTGTTCTATTAA
- the hutG gene encoding formimidoylglutamase, producing the protein MSSKTFTHLHPAGEAVFRDSGITKVGDIITSMPLQADETDSSASSEATLSPSVSGIGLVGVPLSKPSISHSGASFAPQSIRQALFQATTYAIEEEVDLQNLFMWDCGDIQMHVTDITESHKRIRETAAQLASLYPSMIPIFLGGDHSISCPSLQGWIEAQRSWGNRVGVIQFDAHHDLRNTEDGGPSNGTPFRGLIQSGTLKGNQLVQIGIRSFSNSKRYHQYAQEQGVRVFTMKDVRERQMDDILTDALAHLKASCDIIYLSVDMDVLDQSEAPGCPAIGPGGMASQQLLASVRDLAQQDIVQGMDIVEIDPTKDFRDMTSRLAAHVILQFLVGYAQRQV; encoded by the coding sequence ATGAGTTCTAAGACGTTTACACATTTACACCCAGCTGGAGAAGCAGTATTTAGAGATAGCGGAATCACGAAGGTTGGGGATATCATCACATCGATGCCGCTTCAAGCAGATGAGACTGACTCGTCCGCATCTTCTGAGGCGACGCTTAGTCCCTCCGTTTCAGGCATAGGACTCGTGGGCGTGCCGTTGTCTAAACCGTCCATTAGTCATTCTGGGGCCTCTTTTGCCCCGCAAAGTATCCGGCAGGCATTGTTTCAGGCCACCACATACGCCATAGAAGAGGAGGTAGACCTCCAAAATCTATTTATGTGGGACTGTGGAGACATACAGATGCATGTCACAGACATCACTGAGTCTCACAAACGCATACGCGAGACAGCGGCCCAACTGGCATCGCTGTACCCGTCCATGATCCCTATTTTCCTCGGTGGCGACCATTCAATCTCATGTCCCAGTTTACAAGGTTGGATTGAAGCCCAACGGTCATGGGGTAATCGAGTGGGGGTCATTCAGTTTGATGCGCACCACGATTTGCGAAACACTGAAGATGGGGGACCTTCCAATGGCACACCGTTCAGAGGATTGATTCAATCCGGTACCTTGAAAGGGAATCAATTAGTGCAAATCGGCATCCGTAGTTTTTCCAATTCTAAACGGTATCATCAATATGCACAGGAACAGGGTGTACGTGTCTTTACCATGAAAGACGTAAGAGAACGACAAATGGATGACATCTTAACGGATGCGCTGGCCCACCTCAAGGCATCATGTGACATCATATATTTATCTGTTGATATGGATGTCCTCGATCAATCTGAAGCGCCTGGATGTCCCGCTATCGGCCCTGGCGGTATGGCTAGTCAGCAACTGTTGGCGTCTGTGCGTGACTTAGCCCAACAAGATATCGTGCAAGGGATGGATATCGTGGAAATCGATCCGACCAAAGATTTTAGAGACATGACCAGTCGCCTAGCCGCCCATGTGATTCTACAGTTTTTAGTGGGCTATGCCCAAAGACAAGTTTAA
- the hutU gene encoding urocanate hydratase gives MNNTNRVIKAKTGMEKECKGWEQEAALRMLMNNLDPEVAERPEDLVVYGGIGKAARDWDAYHAIVRTLKTLGDDETMLVQSGKPVGVFKTHEQAPRVLISNSVLVPQWANWEHFRELEAEGLMMYGQMTAGSWIYIATQGILQGTYETFSAVANQHFGGSLKGTLTVTAGLGGMGGAQPLAVTMNEGVVIAIEVDEARIDKRIKTQYCDRKTHSLQEALTWAEEARRQGEALSIGLVGNAADMLPELTARQVKIDIVTDQTSAHDPLNGYIPSGYTLQAATELRHENPDRYMTEAKQSMATHVQAMLDLQRSGSVVFDYGNNIRQVAKDEGVDQAFQFPGFVPAYMRPLFCEGKGPFRWVALSGDPEDIYRTDALIKELFPENEALHRWIDMAQQKVAFQGLPARICWLGYGERVKMGLAINELVRRGELKAPIVIGRDHLDCGSVASPNRETESMKDGSDAVGDWAVLNALINTAAGASWVSFHHGGGVGMGYSLHAGMVAVADGTEQAKQRLERVLNTDPGMGIIRHADAGYDVAKDVAAEKGVRLPMNE, from the coding sequence ATGAATAACACAAACCGTGTCATCAAAGCGAAAACAGGAATGGAGAAAGAATGTAAGGGATGGGAACAAGAAGCGGCGCTACGTATGCTCATGAACAACCTCGATCCTGAGGTCGCCGAAAGACCTGAAGATCTCGTCGTCTATGGCGGTATAGGGAAGGCTGCACGAGACTGGGATGCGTATCACGCCATCGTACGTACATTAAAAACCCTGGGTGACGATGAGACGATGCTCGTGCAATCCGGAAAACCGGTTGGCGTTTTCAAAACACATGAGCAAGCGCCGCGGGTGCTCATATCTAACTCTGTCTTAGTCCCCCAATGGGCGAACTGGGAACACTTTCGTGAACTAGAAGCAGAGGGACTCATGATGTACGGTCAAATGACGGCAGGAAGTTGGATCTATATTGCCACACAAGGCATTTTACAGGGAACATATGAAACATTTTCAGCCGTGGCAAACCAACACTTTGGTGGAAGCTTGAAAGGCACCTTAACGGTTACAGCAGGTCTGGGTGGCATGGGAGGCGCACAGCCACTAGCCGTTACCATGAATGAGGGAGTGGTCATTGCCATTGAAGTCGATGAGGCGCGAATAGACAAGAGGATAAAGACACAATATTGTGATCGCAAAACACACTCATTACAAGAAGCACTCACATGGGCTGAGGAAGCGCGACGACAAGGCGAAGCACTCTCAATTGGATTGGTTGGGAATGCAGCGGATATGTTGCCTGAGCTTACGGCGAGACAAGTCAAAATAGATATCGTCACCGATCAAACCTCTGCACATGACCCTTTAAACGGTTATATTCCTAGCGGGTATACTTTACAAGCGGCAACAGAACTTCGTCATGAAAATCCAGACCGGTATATGACAGAAGCGAAGCAAAGTATGGCCACACATGTGCAGGCGATGCTCGACCTGCAACGGAGTGGATCTGTCGTCTTTGACTATGGAAACAATATCCGTCAAGTCGCCAAGGATGAAGGAGTGGATCAGGCCTTTCAATTCCCTGGCTTTGTGCCAGCGTATATGAGACCTCTATTCTGTGAAGGAAAGGGCCCTTTCCGGTGGGTAGCCTTATCAGGAGATCCAGAGGATATTTACCGTACTGATGCCCTGATTAAGGAGCTGTTTCCAGAGAATGAAGCCTTACACCGCTGGATCGATATGGCACAACAGAAAGTGGCGTTTCAAGGATTACCTGCCCGTATCTGTTGGTTAGGGTATGGGGAGCGAGTCAAAATGGGTCTTGCCATAAACGAACTCGTCCGTCGAGGGGAGTTAAAAGCACCGATTGTGATTGGCAGAGATCACTTAGACTGTGGTTCTGTCGCTTCACCTAATAGAGAAACGGAAAGCATGAAGGACGGTAGCGATGCCGTAGGTGATTGGGCTGTATTAAATGCCTTGATAAACACTGCCGCTGGCGCAAGCTGGGTCTCATTTCACCATGGTGGTGGTGTCGGTATGGGCTACTCACTCCATGCGGGGATGGTGGCTGTCGCAGACGGAACAGAACAAGCGAAACAGCGCTTAGAACGTGTATTAAACACGGACCCTGGTATGGGCATTATCCGTCATGCGGATGCAGGGTATGATGTGGCTAAGGACGTTGCAGCCGAAAAGGGCGTACGTCTACCCATGAATGAATAG
- a CDS encoding lipid II flippase family protein, giving the protein MDVITTKVLLISVFIILIHTIETLAYGTRLSGARIGFLALSLSLFNMLVIVSRMGNMVQQPFTGSLIDVAPHVDTLTYVSQQFRVIIGAATFGTLLGAILLPTFVALFSRAVLHLHQEKGSIPALLRSSLHIRIWKRVGRHIKWPTLAFVNKLNLKAMPVSFFLMNMLITAIYTIGVLSALYAALLAPDRAATAIMASGLVNGIATVLLVVFIDPKVSLLADEVHRNQGRYLTLRDVTGMLVISRVCGTLLAQLLFIPAAHYIAWLTRFIAVS; this is encoded by the coding sequence GTGGATGTGATAACGACCAAAGTACTGTTAATTTCCGTATTCATTATTCTTATTCATACCATTGAAACGTTGGCTTACGGCACACGATTATCAGGAGCGAGAATAGGATTCTTAGCTCTGTCTCTCTCATTGTTTAATATGTTAGTGATCGTATCGCGAATGGGGAATATGGTCCAACAGCCTTTCACAGGGAGTCTCATAGATGTCGCCCCCCATGTCGACACGCTGACCTATGTCAGTCAACAGTTTAGGGTCATTATTGGAGCGGCCACATTTGGCACCCTATTAGGGGCCATCCTACTTCCGACTTTCGTGGCTTTATTTTCCAGAGCGGTATTGCACCTACACCAGGAAAAAGGTTCTATACCAGCACTACTCCGTTCATCCTTACATATTCGTATTTGGAAAAGGGTAGGTCGGCATATTAAATGGCCAACCTTAGCCTTTGTAAATAAACTTAATCTTAAGGCGATGCCAGTGTCTTTTTTCCTCATGAATATGTTAATCACTGCGATTTACACAATCGGGGTGCTTTCGGCTTTATACGCGGCTCTACTCGCACCAGATCGAGCCGCCACTGCCATTATGGCTTCAGGGTTGGTCAACGGTATCGCCACCGTTCTGCTTGTTGTGTTTATCGATCCGAAAGTGTCCTTACTAGCGGATGAAGTGCATCGGAATCAAGGACGTTACTTAACGTTGAGAGACGTTACGGGCATGCTTGTGATCTCAAGAGTCTGTGGCACGCTGTTGGCCCAGCTTTTGTTTATACCTGCGGCCCATTATATCGCGTGGCTCACTCGGTTCATTGCTGTATCGTAA
- the hutI gene encoding imidazolonepropionase: protein MELQNNTGTKPTHVDILLTHIGQLLTMNHDHDQPVTGEQMNHVPMLEDAVVGIKDGRIAYIGQMQDQTTQQIKSDQMIDCKGKLVTPGLVDPHTHLVFGGSREHEFDLKLKGIPYLDILAQGGGILSTVEMTRRATEDELYDKATFHLERMLSYGMTTIEAKSGYGLDRETELKQLRVVKRLQQEQDTDIVSTFLGAHAIPKEWKQDPDGMLDLMIDILDEVKREELAEFVDIFCETGVFTVEQSKRYLAAAKDKGFGLKIHADEIDPLGGTELAAALGATSADHLVGSSDNGIEQLAANKVTAVLLPGTSFYLGKTEHARARTMIENQVSVALSTDFNPGSSPTENIQFIMNLAALQLKMNPAEVWNAVTVNAAHAINRGHSVGQIREGWQADVVLWDAPNYQYIPYHYGVNHVNTVIKKGKIKVVRGCRQDEF, encoded by the coding sequence ATGGAACTTCAAAATAACACTGGCACTAAGCCAACTCACGTGGACATACTGCTGACGCATATTGGTCAGTTACTGACGATGAATCATGACCACGACCAACCGGTGACTGGGGAGCAGATGAATCATGTTCCCATGCTAGAGGATGCTGTGGTTGGGATTAAAGATGGCCGCATTGCTTATATAGGGCAGATGCAAGATCAGACAACGCAACAGATTAAGAGCGATCAGATGATTGATTGTAAAGGAAAGCTCGTCACGCCTGGACTCGTAGATCCACATACTCACCTTGTATTCGGTGGGTCTCGGGAGCATGAATTTGATCTCAAATTAAAGGGTATTCCTTATCTGGATATACTGGCCCAAGGCGGTGGTATCCTCTCAACGGTGGAAATGACACGCAGGGCAACAGAAGATGAATTGTATGACAAGGCCACTTTTCATCTTGAACGGATGCTTTCCTATGGTATGACAACGATTGAAGCCAAAAGTGGTTATGGGTTAGATCGCGAAACAGAACTCAAGCAGCTACGGGTCGTTAAACGCCTACAACAAGAACAAGATACCGATATCGTCTCTACCTTTTTAGGCGCGCACGCGATACCGAAGGAATGGAAACAGGACCCTGATGGGATGCTTGACCTCATGATAGATATATTAGATGAAGTCAAACGGGAGGAACTGGCTGAATTCGTTGATATTTTCTGTGAAACAGGGGTATTCACCGTTGAACAGTCTAAACGCTATCTGGCCGCCGCAAAGGACAAAGGATTCGGACTGAAAATACACGCTGATGAAATTGATCCACTGGGTGGAACAGAATTGGCCGCCGCATTAGGGGCAACGTCAGCTGATCATCTGGTAGGGTCCTCCGACAATGGGATTGAACAGCTCGCAGCCAATAAAGTCACCGCCGTTCTTTTACCGGGGACCTCCTTTTACTTAGGCAAAACTGAACATGCACGTGCACGTACAATGATAGAAAATCAGGTGAGTGTAGCCTTATCCACTGACTTTAACCCTGGGAGTTCACCAACGGAGAATATACAATTCATTATGAATTTAGCAGCGTTACAGCTAAAGATGAATCCTGCAGAAGTTTGGAATGCGGTGACGGTCAATGCAGCTCATGCCATAAACCGCGGTCATTCAGTGGGACAAATACGTGAAGGCTGGCAAGCGGATGTGGTGTTGTGGGACGCACCGAATTATCAGTATATTCCTTATCATTATGGTGTGAACCATGTTAATACGGTCATTAAGAAAGGGAAAATAAAAGTGGTGAGAGGATGTCGACAAGATGAGTTCTAA